Proteins encoded in a region of the Nicotiana tomentosiformis chromosome 9, ASM39032v3, whole genome shotgun sequence genome:
- the LOC138899207 gene encoding KNR4/SMI1 homolog: MSTKALKATESVKAAEIPSRDEGVSGRELVEVPESSRIKATSHHNEPMLRDMKEKNSIQAKNIEELEARLASKLAKAKSEAEKAKAEAEEIVVVYRDDAEAAQVQAREAAETTQTQAYWVVELAKCQSQRETLEEIHARDFDLTEEIIKAKKLEAEARALASDDDDDDDEDESKSGEDLDGEKVFP; this comes from the exons AAAGCTGCAGAGATTCCATCTCGTGATGAAGGAGTCTCGGGAAGAGAATTAGTCGAAGTCCCCGAGTCGTCGAGGATCAAGGCTacctcccaccataatgagccaatg CTTCGAGACATGAAGGAAAAAAACTCAATTCAGGCGAAGAACATAGAGGAACTTGAGGCCCGGTTGGCTTCCAAACTTGCAAAGGCCAAgtctgaagccgaaaaggcaaaggccgaggcagaggagATCGTTGTTGTCTACCGGGatgatgctgaagccgctcaagtacaagcgagagaggcagccgagaccactCAAACTCAAGCATATTGGGTtgttgaactcgccaaatgccaatctcagagggaaaccctcgaggagatccatgctcgagatttcgatcttaccgaagagataataaaggctaaaaAGCTTGAAGCGGAAGCTAGAGCcctggcttctgatgatgatgatgatgatgatgaagacgaGAGCAAGAgcggggaggacctcgatggagaaaaAGTTTTCCCCTAA